The Tessaracoccus timonensis sequence GCCGTCTCGGTGCAGCCGGGTGAGATCAGCTCCGTCGTGCTCGACGGGCACGGGCCCCAGTTGCCGTCGCTGCACGGCACGCACCCCGTAGTCGGGCACCGTCGTGCGGACGGCTCCGTCATCCAAGCGGTGGTGCCGGAGGCGGGCGAAGATTGATCCACGTCCACGGGCTCGACGCCGAGCTGCTCGTCCCCGACGAGTGGCGCGAGGTTTCCGCGGAGATCGGGCGACGGTGGGAGCACCCGTCGGGCCTGGCGCTCGTCGCGAAATTCCACGACGGTGACCGCGCGCGCATCGAGGTGTCGGTGCTGCCTGCCGACACCGTCGCGATGGCTCCTGCGCCGCGCGCCAAGGTGACCTCCGAACACCATCTCGTCGGCTGGCTGGGCGGTGCCAGCGCTGAGATCACTGCCCCGACGGCCAGGGGCCCCGTCTTCGCGCAACAGCGCCGCGGGTTTGCCGTCGGGAGCTTGGAATCGATGAGCCTGTTCCCCGAGCCGCTCGTAGTGGCGCCGGGGCATCCGCAAACGTCGGTGTGGGTGGTCGAGCAGCTAGCCGGCGACATGTTCCAGCTTCCGCCCGAGCCCGACTGGTTGCCCGCCCGCAGGCACGTGCCCTACGGGGATGAGTTGACGCTTAGGCTGCCCGACGCGGTGGTCACGGGGGTGGACGCCGTCGCTCACGGCGATAGGCACGAGCTCGTGGGGGAACCGGGGCTGCACACCGTCGAGGTGGGCGATATGGCGGGCATCTCGCGCCTCGAGGTGGGCTGGCACCGCGATTGGGATGAGCTCGTGGAGGGAGCCCGGAGCGGGGCGCCCGACGACCTGTGGTGCTATCTCACCACGCTCACCCGCGAACCCGACGTTGACGAGCTGTCGCCCCGGCTCGCACGAGCCCTCGAGACGCCGACGCTGTGGGCCGCACTCGCCGCCGCGCACACCGTCGATATGGGACTGACAAGCCACGACGACGCCCTCACGGCAGCGGGAGCGGTGCTGCCCACCGCGGATGTGGCAACGGTGGTGGCGCTGGTCAGCCGGGGGCTCGCGACGGTGGACTCACTCGTCGGCGTCAAACTCGGGCAGGTAGCCTACGACGGACTGCTGCAATTTGGGCTCGGGCGCGTGATGTCCGACTACCCAGACGGTGCCGAGCGGCATCTGGTGCCGGTGTGGTTGTGGCTGGCTGGCATGGGGGAGAGCGAGGCCGCGGCGCGGATCGGTGGCATGGTCGGGCTGGCGCAGGCGCGTGCGCTGTGCCGGGCATCGGACACGCTCGACGCCGAGGCGGTGGCGTGGCTGTCGCTCAGCGGCTGACCAGCGTCAGTTGTCTCGCCCGAGATGCATCGAACGCCGGCGTAGGATGGCCGGCATGGTGAAACCGCTCGTCGTCTTGGTGCACGGCACGCACGAATCGAAAGTGGAGTGGGACGGCTACGACGCGCTCCTCCCCGACGTGGAGGTCCTCGCGATCGACCTCCCCGGCCACGGCGATGCCACACACCAACGCTGCACCCGGAGCAACGTCCTCGCCGCGTTCGAGGACGCGCTCGCGCAGGCCGAGCCTGGTCAGCCCGTGGTGCTGGTGGGGCACAGCCTGGGCGGTTACTTCTCGGCGCTGTACGCCAACTACCTGGCCGACGAGGGCCGCGACGACCTTGCCGCGCTCGTGCTCGTGGGCACCACGGCAGACCCATCGAGCCTCATCGCGCTCGGCTACAAGGGGTTTCTGTGGTTGATATCCGCACTCGGGGTGCAGCGCATGACCACCATCTCGAACGCCTTCTATCGGCTGATCGGTAATAGGGGCGAGCTGCCCGGCCAAGAGTCGTACCAAGCGCTCGCCGACGGATGGCGCGTCGTGTTCGACGAGTGCGGCCCGGCCAATC is a genomic window containing:
- a CDS encoding alpha/beta fold hydrolase yields the protein MVKPLVVLVHGTHESKVEWDGYDALLPDVEVLAIDLPGHGDATHQRCTRSNVLAAFEDALAQAEPGQPVVLVGHSLGGYFSALYANYLADEGRDDLAALVLVGTTADPSSLIALGYKGFLWLISALGVQRMTTISNAFYRLIGNRGELPGQESYQALADGWRVVFDECGPANLRDVQCPVVLVNGQFDQMRVHAKRFANQASNVSAHVLRGATHQLPKTHPAKLAAIIDGAVANLRS